Part of the Sphingobium lignivorans genome is shown below.
CCCCGATGTCCATCCGCCGTTTCCTGAAGTCGAGCGTGAGGCGCTTGTCCTTCAGCGTGTCGAGCCCGATCAGCCCGGCCCCGCCGAGATCGGCATGGGCGATACTGAGCGCCTTGAGGTCCTCGATGGCATGTTCGCCCAGCCTGAGGCCTTCCAGCGCCACGGAGGCGACGGTGACCCGCCCGGCCATGCTGACGATCTCGACCGGAGGCAGAGACGGCAAGGCAAGACGCTGCGCGAGTTCCGTCGCGACGATGGTGCGCTGGGAGCCGGTGTCGATGAGGAAATCATAGGAGCTGCCGCCGATCTCGACCGGCATGGTCATCCGGTTGGACCGGTCCTTGCCCAGCAGGAGCAGCCGCTCGGTCAGCTCGAACAGTGAGGGATCGAATGCCTGCCCGTCCTTCCCTGCCCCCACGACGAAATCGCCGGGAACCGGGTCGGGCGAGGGGGCCGGGGCAGCCGTGGATTTTTGTGCCATGGCCCCCGGCGCTATGAACGGCGTGCCGAACGCCAGCGCCACCAATCCTCTCATGATGAGCCTGCGTGCGAACGACATGACTCGGCCTCTCCTTGGAGCGGCAGATTATCATGTCGCGGACGCAGGCCAAAGCGTCCCGTGCACCCTGCTCAGTCGGGCGTCATGGCGATCCGCGCAAGGGCTTCGGCCTCGATCAGCAGGGCTTCGTCCGTGGCGCGCCCAGCCACCTGCTCGCGGCCGATCATCACCAGCACGGGCACGGCGAGCGGGCTCACCCGGTCAAGGGGCACATGCAGCAGTGTCCCGGCGGCACGGTCGATCAGTTCGCCCAATCGCCCCACATCCGTCATCCGGGCGCGGGCATCGGCCCAGGCGGCCCTCAGCAGCAGGTGATCGGGCTCATAGCGGCGCAGCACATCATAGATGAGGTCGGTCGAGAAGCTGACTTGCCGACCCGTCTTCCGCGCACCGGGCTGCTGGCGCTCGATCAATCCGGATATGACCGCCACGTCGCGGAAGGCCCTTTTCAGCAGGCTGCTGTCCTCCACCCATTCGACGAACTCATGGTCGAGGATATCCGCCGAGAAAAGAGGCGTGGGGTCCTTGACCGGCTCCAGCGCGTAGACCGCAAGCGCATAATCGTTGGAAACGAAACCGACGGGCTTCAGCCCACGCTCTTCCATCCGGCGCGTGAGCAACATGCCGAGCGACTGGTGCGCGTTCCAGCCCTCGAAGCTGTACACCACCATGTGATGCAGCCCCTCATGCGGGAAGGTCTCGACCAGCAGCTGGTCCGGCCGGGGCAGGACCGAGCGTATCGCCTGCATCGCCAGCCATTCGTGCACATCCTGCGGGAAACGATGCCATTGCGCGGGATCGGCGAGGAACTGGCGGACCCGCCCCGCGAGATGAGTGGACATCGCCATGCGCGTGCCGCCCCAGCTCGGAATGCGCGCGGACTTCGCGGACGCCCGAACGAGCAGCTCCGCTTCGGTCTGCCGGACGACTTCGAGCGACATGCCCGAGAAGAAGAAACTGTCGCCCGGCGCCAGCGTCGCGGCGAACATCTCCTCCACCGTGCCCAGCTTGCGCCCATTGGCGAAGCGAATGGCCACGGCAGGCTGATCGACGATGATGCCCGCATTGAGGCGGTGCATCTGCGCAAAGCGAGGATGGGCCAGCCGCCAGCGCCCGTCGCGCTCATGCACCAGCCGCTGGAAACGGTCATAAGCGCGCAGGGCATAGCCGCCGGTGGAAACGAAACGCAGCATGTCATCGAGTTGCGCGCGCGTCATGTCGGCATAAGGCGTGGCGCTCGTGATTTCGGCGAGCAAGGCATCTGGCTCTATGGGGCCCGCGCAGGCCAGCGCCATGATATGTTGCGCCAGCACATCGCGCGCGCCGGGGCGGAAGCGCTCGGCGTCGCGCTCGCCCGCCATCACCGCGTCCCATGCCGCCTGCGCTTCAAGATATTCGAATCGGTTGCCCGGAATGATGATGGCCTTGCTGGGCTCGTCCATGCGATGGTTGGCGCGGCCGATCCGCTGAAGCAGTCGCGAGGAGCCCTTGGGCGCGCCCATCTGGATCACGCAGTCTATGTCCCCCCAGTCGATGCCGAGATCGAGGCTGGCCGTGGCAACGAGGCCACGCAGCTTGCCTGCCGCCATCGCCGCCTCGACCTTGCGCCGCGCTTCGCGGGAGAGGCTGCCATGATGGATGCCGATGGGCAGATTGGCGTCGTTTCCCGCCCACAGTTCCTGGAAGATGAGTTCGGCCAGCCCGCGCGTATTGCAGAAGACAAGCGTCATGCGATGCGCCGCGATGATGTCGATCACCTGACGGGCAGCATATTTGCCGCTGTGGCCGGACCAGGGGACCCGGTCCTCGGGAACGAGTATGGAGAGATCGGGCGGCGCCCCGGGCTCGCTCTCGACCAGCGCCACGCGATCCGCCTCTCCTGCCGGCGCGAGCCAGCGACGATAGGCGTCGGGCTCCGCAACCGTTGCCGACAGGCCCACGCGCCGGAGTTCAGGTCGCATGGCCTGCAGTCGGCTCAACGAGAGACTGAGCAGGTCACCGCGCTTGTCCGCCGCGAAGGCATGGATCTCGTCGATGATGACGGTTTCGAGGTCCGCGAACAAAATGGCCGAATCGGGGTAGGACAGCAGCAGGGACAGCGACTCGGGCGTCGTCAGCAGCATCTGCGGCGGGCGCACCCGCTGGCGCGCCTTGCGTTCGGACGGTGTGTCGCCGGTGCGGGTTTCCACGCGGATCGGCAGCCCCATCTCCTCGATGGGCGTGAGCAGATTTCGCTGCACGTCGACTGCCAGCGCCTTGAGCGGCGAGATGTAGAGGCTGTGCAATCCGTCCCGGGGCCGGGAAACCAGGTCGGCGAGGCTGGGCAAGAACCCTGCGAGTGTCTTGCCCGCACCGGTCGGCGCGACCAGCAGCGCGTGACGTCCCAAGGCCGCAGCTTCGAGCATGGCAAGCTGGTGAGCGCGCGGCGCCCAGCCGCGCGCCGCGAACCAGTCGGTAATGGGTGCGGGAAGCGCGATGTCCATCCTTATAAGGTGGACATCGTTTCAGGCGGGCTCAAGCCTCCGTCGTGGTTCGATGATCCCGTCGCTTGTCTTCCTGATCGAGTTGATCGCGCAGGCGCTTGGCCGCCCGATCGCTGTGGGCGACGTCGCCCGGTCCGGTTTCCCTCCGGTTGCGCCAGATCGCGTAGGCCAGCGTGAGCGCAAGTAGGATGGGGCCGGCTACCGTGATGAGCAGCCAGAACGAGTCCATGGGAATCTCCTGTCGTGGTCCATGGGAAAAACGCAGGGATCGCCAGGGGGTTGCACGTAGCGCCGACGAAAAAAAAGGCCGCCCCGAAGGACGGCCTTGGAAGTTTTAGGAGAGGATGCCTGAAAGGCCCGATCCGTATGCGTTACATACTAATTTGATGCAATTGCGAAATGACGCGCATCGAGTGCAGAAACTGCAATTGCGATCATTATCAAGACATCTGCTAGAGTTCAGTGTCCCGCCTGAGCGCCCCTTTGCAGGCCAGAAAGCGCCAGTTGTTCGTCGATCTGGGCCATCAGCCTGTCCAGCCCCGCCTCGTCCCGAGCCTCGGCCCGGGCCACAAGAACATCCTGCGTGTTGGACGCGCGCAGCAGCCACCAGCCGTCCGGCGTGTTGACGCGGGCCCCATCCGTGGCGTCGACCTGCGCGCCCGATTCGCGCAGCCGGGCAAGCACCTCCTCGATCACGGCGAACTTGCGGCTTTCATCCACCTGGAAGCGCAACTCCGGCGTATTGACCATGGGCGGCATCTCGCCGCGCAGCTCCGTCACGGACTTGCCCAGATCGCTTGCCGCGCGAATCAGGCGGACGGCTGCGTAAAGCGCATCGTCAAATCCGTAATATTCGTGCTTGAAGAAGATGTGGCCGCTCATTTCGCCGGCGAGAGGGCTCCCGGTCTCGCGCATCTTCGATTTGATGAGGCTGTGCCCGGTCTTCCACATGAGCGGTGTGCCGCCAAGCTGCGCGACCCGATCAAACAGCGCCTGGCTGGCCTTGACGTCGGCAATGATCGTTGCGCCCGGCACCGCCCGCAGCACCGGCTCGGCGAAGATCGCCAGCAGCTGGTCGCCCCAGATGATGCGGCCCTCGCCATCG
Proteins encoded:
- a CDS encoding retroviral-like aspartic protease family protein — translated: MSFARRLIMRGLVALAFGTPFIAPGAMAQKSTAAPAPSPDPVPGDFVVGAGKDGQAFDPSLFELTERLLLLGKDRSNRMTMPVEIGGSSYDFLIDTGSQRTIVATELAQRLALPSLPPVEIVSMAGRVTVASVALEGLRLGEHAIEDLKALSIAHADLGGAGLIGLDTLKDKRLTLDFRKRRMDIGESRRRPPTSDPDTIVVQARSRFGQLILVDSRVEGRRVSVILDTGAEMSVGNMALFRSLKLKKLVVPPQPTMLTSVTGAEVPALFTVVRRITIGSVTLDNVPMVFLDAAPFEELDLADKPAMLLGMRMLRLFDRIAIDFGSRRVDFHLDTGFRKSDAARLASAAAPAAVLP
- a CDS encoding ligase-associated DNA damage response DEXH box helicase — translated: MDIALPAPITDWFAARGWAPRAHQLAMLEAAALGRHALLVAPTGAGKTLAGFLPSLADLVSRPRDGLHSLYISPLKALAVDVQRNLLTPIEEMGLPIRVETRTGDTPSERKARQRVRPPQMLLTTPESLSLLLSYPDSAILFADLETVIIDEIHAFAADKRGDLLSLSLSRLQAMRPELRRVGLSATVAEPDAYRRWLAPAGEADRVALVESEPGAPPDLSILVPEDRVPWSGHSGKYAARQVIDIIAAHRMTLVFCNTRGLAELIFQELWAGNDANLPIGIHHGSLSREARRKVEAAMAAGKLRGLVATASLDLGIDWGDIDCVIQMGAPKGSSRLLQRIGRANHRMDEPSKAIIIPGNRFEYLEAQAAWDAVMAGERDAERFRPGARDVLAQHIMALACAGPIEPDALLAEITSATPYADMTRAQLDDMLRFVSTGGYALRAYDRFQRLVHERDGRWRLAHPRFAQMHRLNAGIIVDQPAVAIRFANGRKLGTVEEMFAATLAPGDSFFFSGMSLEVVRQTEAELLVRASAKSARIPSWGGTRMAMSTHLAGRVRQFLADPAQWHRFPQDVHEWLAMQAIRSVLPRPDQLLVETFPHEGLHHMVVYSFEGWNAHQSLGMLLTRRMEERGLKPVGFVSNDYALAVYALEPVKDPTPLFSADILDHEFVEWVEDSSLLKRAFRDVAVISGLIERQQPGARKTGRQVSFSTDLIYDVLRRYEPDHLLLRAAWADARARMTDVGRLGELIDRAAGTLLHVPLDRVSPLAVPVLVMIGREQVAGRATDEALLIEAEALARIAMTPD